Genomic DNA from Corylus avellana chromosome ca4, CavTom2PMs-1.0:
TTACAAAATAAGTGGGTTCTTGCAGCTGTTCCTAGGAGGAAAGCTGCCGAAACATTTGGCGAAGAGGGACCTGATGAAAACGGGACTGttgtaaagaagaaaacaaccaGGACTACGAAACGTGCCGGTACACGAACTAGGAAGAAAGCAGTCACCGATAATCCGGAGGATAGCCCTGAGTTGGTGGCTGCTAGTGATGCTACAATTGATGAAAGCATCATTTCTGCATCAAGTGATGACTCCAAGAAAACCAGGCGAAGGACTACAAGGAAGGGTATTACCCTTATTCGTTACATGGGTTTTTTGCCCCCTCTACAAATGCTTTATATAAATATACTCATTCTGATTATATTTTACTTATATTCATAGCTGCATCTGCGTCTACTAGCTTGGAGGAAGAGAAAACCGAGAAGAAGGTGAGGAGGAGGAAGACCAAGAAGAAGGATGATAGTGATGTGGTGGATAAAGGCAATGAAGCAGAAGTCAGTGATCATGAAGAACCTACATTTATTGCAGATGAGGCAGTCAAGAGTGAGGAAGACCTAGAGTTGGAAATTGAGGAGGGAGAAGATATTAGCTATACATATGGTTGGCCTCCTCTTGTTTGTTGCTTTGGAGCTGCACAACATGCTTTTGTGCCCTCAGGAAGGCCTGCCAACAGACTTATAGATTTTGAAATCCATGAAAGCATGAAGGATAAATTTTGGGCCCCTGAAAAATTTATGAGGGCTCCCGGGGGATCTGCAGGCAATGTTGCAATTGCTCTTGCAAGCTTGGGTGGTAAGGTTGCTTTCATGGGAAAACTCGGAGATGATGAGTATGGTAAGGCCATGCTATATTATATGAATGTGAATGAAGTTCAAACCCGCTCAGTCCGCATTGATAGTAAAAGGGCAACAGCAGTATCCCAGATGAAGATTGGTAAGAGGGCTAATTTAAGAATGACTTGTATCAAACCCTGTGCAGAGGATTCTTTATCAAAGGCTGAGATCAATATTGATGTGCTAAAGGAGGTACAAGGCTTCAGTCCTGTGCAAAGAGATAGTTTCACTCATACTTATGGTGCTTGTTTTTAGCTGTTAGAAGTCATCCTGTTCATTGGTGATATAACAATGTGTTTAGCTTGAATTGCTATATATTTGGTTTGTTATAATAGAGAACCCAAGTTTTTCTTAGAATTTGGAAGATGAAACGAAACATTGCAGGGCTGGTTGTGTGGTTATTGATGAATTACCTGTTATTTTACTTATGAAAAGGGCAGGGGTGATAATTGAATTTTATGGAAACCAGAAAATACATCCTTCTGCATGTTGTGAGTCTCACCAGTTGATTCTCTGAACATCTCTCTTCATAGGAGTTTGTCTGATTGCACATTACTGACATATCATATGCTTTACAATGAAAGAAGATgttacttctttttatttttaataaaacttgattattacttgtcaaaaaaaaaaaaaattggtgctCTAAGTTTCACTAGTGGCATTCAATACTGTTATTGCATTTCCTGGGTTTCCATCCTCGTTTAGCATGCATCTCCCATCTGTGTGTGTattaaattgttcaaatttgaCTGGCTAGATTGCTCCAAGTAATTGTAGAGTGCTTTAATGATGTATTATGCAGGCAAAGATGTTCTACTTCAGCACGCAGTCCCTGCTTGATCGAAATATGAGATCAACTACATTGCAGGCCATCAAGATCTCAAAGAAACTGGGAGGAGTTATTTTCTATGATGTAAACCTTCCATTGCCTCTATGGCAATCTACCGAAGAGACCAAGATGTTTATACAGCAGGTGTGGCATCTAGCAGATATTATTGAGGTTACTAAGCAAGAACTTGAGTTTCTATGTGGGATCAAGCCCTCTGAGGAGTTTGACACTAAAAATAATGCCAGCTCAAAGTTTGTCCATTATAAACCTGAAGTGGTTTCACCTCTTTGGCATGAAAATCTTAAGGTTTTGTTTGTGACAAATGGGACTTCAAAGATACACTACTACACCGAGGAGCACAATGGCGCTGTTAATGGGATGGAGGATGCCCCAATTACTCCTTTCACTTGCGATATGTCAGCATCTGCAGATGGCATTGTTGCAGGTACAGTCTTGTAAATGCACATATTTATTAGCATTATCACTTTGACTAATATAAGTGAGGCCTGCTTAGCCTGCATTTCTGTGGCTGCCACTACACATTCACTGCAACCTATTTTCTGTGGCTCATCATCGAAATCAAGTGGTCTTCAGAGAGAACCTTGAGAGTGACATAATATAGTCAACCTCCTTTTGTGGGGTAGTGGCTTACATATGAAATGCAGCGACAGGCCCAATATTGTTGTGCTAGCTAATTATCTGAATAGGTGAGGTTCTGTGGTGAGAAAGGTATAGATTCAAGCCAGCAGTTTGGTGCACCATTTGAAAGCAATTCATAGCAAGCAGTTTCTTTTCTTAGTCACTTATGTTCGGATCTCAGTTTTATGAAAAGTTGCACATTAACACATTGGGAAGTCTCTTTGTGAGGGCTTACTACACCATGTTGAGATACATGGATTTGGTCCAAACAATATTTATCTACCAATCGCTCTGGTCACTATTACATGCCCGTAGGAATCAACTACTTATCAGAAAAAAAGGAATCGACTACTTAACAAACTATACCACTCACTAGTGAATATTCCAACATATTAGTAAATGACTTTATCTCTAACCTAATGTtgcatttcattttattattatttatgattaCATAATGTTGTTTTTATAGATCTGAATTATTTATGACCTGATTTTATAACATGTAAATGTTTGGAGAGGTAACTGTGAAAAAGTCTTATGCCAAGAAGTAGAATAATATGATTTATCAATTAGTTTGGATAGAAGCATCTGTTACAACATGAAATGTGAAAACTAGGCAGGCTGGTAGATAATTATGCGAATATGAATTGGATGCtcttgttttttattctttgacAACATCAATGCCTGCTGGTAATTAGCTGCAATTTGTTCTCATGCATTGGATTTGAAATGATCTTTGAGGAGCTAGATGAGGCTTGATCTTTCACCCAAACTAAACCTTCTTTTGCATTCTGTTTTTGACACCTTTCCAGCTCTCCTGAGAATGTTGACGGTGCAGCCAGATCGAATTACCGATAAAGGATACATAGAGCACACAATCAAATATGCAATTAACTGCGGGGTTGTAGACCAATGGCTGCTCGGGCAAACGCGTGGCTTCCCTCCTGAAGAAGATATGGAGGAAGAAGTTGTCCCTGATCCAAATGGCATTAGGTCAATAACAGAAATGGAATACCGCACATTGAAGCCTGTAAGTTGACTTGGGTGGTTGCACTGATTAATATAGTTTAGTGTTACATGCCTTAGATAGTCGGAGAAAAATGCTTCCCTTGTAAAGAGCTCTGAATGACTATTCCCTTTAGAAAACTGGTGGGGATTCTGGTCTTTGCTCTACTTTTTTAACACCAATTTTGTATTGTGGGGATAGCATCTATGATCAAAGGCTAAGCTTGAGAATTGAAATTAACAGGTGTCTCCGGCCTTACgcctgcatttttttttctttcctttttcttctgaTTATCTGATCAGCTCATAATAGCTATACGCATATTGCTTTTACTTGGTTAAATCCACACTGGGTAAAGAACCAATCATCAATCCACTAATTTAGCATATTTGCAGCTTCGAGTTGCGACCTGTCCAGTGGGGGCATTTACATATCATTTTAAAGGGAAAGATGTGATGCATTTGGTAGGAACAATAAAATACAATAAGTTGTGTTAATCTTATCCGTGTAGAATTTGAAAACCACACGCTTTTATATAATATAGTCGCTATCTTGAAAGATTTGCGAGCGACGATTACTTTAAATATTTGAAAGATATGGGTGGAGTTACAGGGTGTTATTCTTAATTGAGCAGGGTATATTCTCCTTCAAAATCTGTAAACTTTGTGTCAGTATCTTCCAAATGTTCATATAATTAGTTATTTTGCCAAAGCTGCTGCGTCCAGGGGGTATAATCCTTGCTCTTGATCCAACAAGAGAAAGTAagaattaatttaaatagagaaaATCGACATAAGATCCCTCAAATTCTTAACACCCAATCGTTGTCAGCCACAGCTTGATGTTACATTCTCGTAATGTGCTGTTTCAACTCAAATTTATCATTTGGTAGACATTATGCTACTACGCAAACTAATAACAATCATAATCAGGagaaaatgtgtgtgtgtgtgtatatatatatataagagcatggggagggaaaaaagaaaaggaaaaagatgctGTTGAATTTCATGAACTTGCTATTCCAAAAGCATTTGCATGAAGGCCCCAACCTTATTAATCTCCTCTTACAAAAAAAGGATGATCACGCTTCTTCAGCCCTTCCCAAAGAAGAGAGCAAGAAAAAGCAAGATGGAGAATTTAACCAGAAGAGGgagaaaaaacaatataaaaacaaaacaaaaggcgGGAACTAATGAAAAAGAACATAATCCACGAGGGTCGAATCCCACCACTACATACAAGCATACACATGGGCAAGACAAGCTTGAACCTACTCAGAAAATTGAGAGCAGTCAAGTTTTGAGGCAGCTGGTTTGTCCAAAAACCACACCAACTTCCCTTTCGTTGGCTGGACCATCCTTGCAGGCAGTGACACGCCATCAGGTCCCACGTCGTCGATTGCCAAGTGTAGAGCCTCCGCTTTGCTCTCGCCTGTCACGACCACAGCTACGTTGGAAGCCGAGTTGATGACGGGCAGAGTGAATGTGATCCTCTCTGGTGGGGGTTTGGGGGAGTCGGTAATAAAAGTTACCCATTCATCTCTCTCATTGAGCACTGAGTGGGTAGGGAATAGTGAGGCAACATGGCCATCGGGGCCCATTCCAAGGAGTATGAGATCAAACTTGGGGCAGTCACTAATCTCAGACACACTCACCACACGAGTTTTCACTAATTGACGGATGCCAAACTCGTAGTCATCAGCAGCCTCCTCTGCTGACACTGAATCATTAATAGAATGCACGTGACTGGGAACTATAGGCACCTGCAAATATGAAATGCAAATGATCTAATGAGAATTTAAATGattggtgaagaagaagaaacagatCAAAGCAGAACCATGAATGAGTTTCATGACATGGAAATAAGACTTTAACATCCCAGTAAATTCATAGATCCTTTTTcctatttcttgttttttattttatttatttatttattattattattattatttttatatatattaataataatgcaTATCATTAATAAGCATAGAGGAACACGGCCCTAATACACAAGATATATACAAAAGGTAACCCCCTTTAAGTATTAAAAGAAGCACAAAAATCGACAAAATCAGAAAAGGTAGAAAAGTGGGAAATATAATATGCCCCTATCCATATATAAAGCGAATTAACCAAACTGTTCTTGAGCTCTTCCATCAGCCTctcatgatcttcaaaacacCTCGCATTGTTATTTCCAAGATGTATCCTATTTCCTCCTGCTTTTTGGTTGGAAGACCATTATGTCTCAAGACAGGACACGTATACAGTCAAATGGTAAAGGTATATCTAGTACATTTGGACCACACAAAAGTAGAAGACATGCCTGCATATAATAGTACGAATGAATCTAACCTAAGCCTGAATGCAGAACATACATATATGTAATCATGATTGCTCTAGTTTTCCATATAAGCTTTTAGTTTATTAACCTTATTTAGGTCTCTTTAAAGGTTTGATATCAGCTTTAAGATTTATTAAACTCCATACCTCTTGTACGATGTCAAGAAACTATACTGGTTAAGCTAGTCGACACCCACCTTCAAGTCTCAATCACCTACAATGTGTCTGAGTTTGCAGAGGATAccaagatgcatcaaaagaacaaagaatGGTTTACTTAAAAATTATGTAAGATATGTAAGAAGATGAGACCTTTTCTGCTAGGCATTTTCCAAGACATACTAGCCAACAAGCTTGATAAACAAAACTAATTCTACCAAAAGTATGAAGCGTGCTTCATTATACATGGGACTCAATATGTCCACACCACTTAATAAGAAGTAGAAAACTAGTTTGTACCTCCGGGAGTGGGATAGCTAACAATGCTACAAATTCATGTTTAACATTCCCTGAAAAGTAACTTAAACAAAATTAGGAGGCTTTATTCCATGAACCACATAAGCAAGGATTGCAATAGCTACAAGATTTGACGGCCTAACATTTGTCCAATTAGAGGTACATAGAGCTTACACCTCATTTTGCATATAAACCCAAAGCTATTGACAGGAAAACATCTTTTCTTGACATTTGAAGGAACCTTGTAAGGACCAGCTCTGTGGTCATACGAAAGGGCATGTGTAGCTAAACAAGATGCTTGAGCACATTCAGATACACTAATTAGTCATTCAAAAGATTACTGTAAGATGATGTTGAATTACATGATATTCACTCTCTAGGCCAACTTTCTAAAAACCAGTAGTTCTGAGTATGGTACAACACAATCAACAGggggacaaaaaataataataataataataataataataataaaaaaataaaattgagaatatCCTAATCAAGGTAATTTATCAAACATCATTTCAAAGTGAGCGTCTCAAATGATTTGTAAATTTAAAACCAATGACTCCGttcatgatataaaaaatagcTCTTGATGTAAagaatcatttttcttttctctgtgGGAAAGAGCAAGGAATCAGTTTTCCATAAAAGAAGTATTTCACTGATTCCCAAGGATTCTAGAAAAATAACATGAAAGCCAATAAACCACCTTTATTACAACaaaactccttttttttatatcaaacaaaaaacaaaaggaaacgTCACTCTGGCCCAATTGCAGTGCAAGT
This window encodes:
- the LOC132179429 gene encoding fructokinase-like 2, chloroplastic codes for the protein MASLSFTHFLSFPRCHSKWPNYLPLNFVPLQDFRLQNKWVLAAVPRRKAAETFGEEGPDENGTVVKKKTTRTTKRAGTRTRKKAVTDNPEDSPELVAASDATIDESIISASSDDSKKTRRRTTRKAASASTSLEEEKTEKKVRRRKTKKKDDSDVVDKGNEAEVSDHEEPTFIADEAVKSEEDLELEIEEGEDISYTYGWPPLVCCFGAAQHAFVPSGRPANRLIDFEIHESMKDKFWAPEKFMRAPGGSAGNVAIALASLGGKVAFMGKLGDDEYGKAMLYYMNVNEVQTRSVRIDSKRATAVSQMKIGKRANLRMTCIKPCAEDSLSKAEINIDVLKEAKMFYFSTQSLLDRNMRSTTLQAIKISKKLGGVIFYDVNLPLPLWQSTEETKMFIQQVWHLADIIEVTKQELEFLCGIKPSEEFDTKNNASSKFVHYKPEVVSPLWHENLKVLFVTNGTSKIHYYTEEHNGAVNGMEDAPITPFTCDMSASADGIVAALLRMLTVQPDRITDKGYIEHTIKYAINCGVVDQWLLGQTRGFPPEEDMEEEVVPDPNGIRSITEMEYRTLKPVS
- the LOC132179185 gene encoding probable 6-phosphogluconolactonase 1 isoform X2: MAVSGARNERGEVRIHESLDELSTDLAYHIAELSEASVKERGVFAIALSGGSLVGLMGKLCEPPYNKTVDWAKWYIFWADERVVAKNHADSNYKLAKDGLLSKVPIVPSHVHSINDSVSAEEAADDYEFGIRQLVKTRVVSVSEISDCPKFDLILLGMGPDGHVASLFPTHSVLNERDEWVTFITDSPKPPPERITFTLPVINSASNVAVVVTGESKAEALHLAIDDVGPDGVSLPARMVQPTKGKLVWFLDKPAASKLDCSQFSE
- the LOC132179185 gene encoding probable 6-phosphogluconolactonase 1 isoform X1, translating into MHVEAQKASAVKLVESMAVSGARNERGEVRIHESLDELSTDLAYHIAELSEASVKERGVFAIALSGGSLVGLMGKLCEPPYNKTVDWAKWYIFWADERVVAKNHADSNYKLAKDGLLSKVPIVPSHVHSINDSVSAEEAADDYEFGIRQLVKTRVVSVSEISDCPKFDLILLGMGPDGHVASLFPTHSVLNERDEWVTFITDSPKPPPERITFTLPVINSASNVAVVVTGESKAEALHLAIDDVGPDGVSLPARMVQPTKGKLVWFLDKPAASKLDCSQFSE